TTTAGAAAAGTTAAGTATCGATCCGCAAAATCGCGAAGCTTATGCCGCGTGGAAACACTTGTTGGCAGAAAAGCGCGCTCGTTTGGGAGTTAAGGAAGAATTTATTCTTAACGAGAACGTCGCAAGCTTGAGCGAATATGATCAGAAACGTCGCGTTTCTTAATCGCCTCACGCTTATCGTGGGTCTTTTTACCCTTCACTAAAGCAATTTCTAATTTCGCTCTGCCATCTTTGAAATAGATTTTTAATGGCACGCAGGAATAGCCTTTTTCGCGAAGAGCTCCGAAGATTTCGTCAAGTTCCTTGCGATTTAATAAAAGCTTTCTAAGACGTTCAGGGGCGTGATTGTTGTAACTAGAAGCCTTGTATTCAGCGATATGGGCGTTCTGAAGGAAAGCTTCATCACCTTTAAAAGAAATGTAGGAATCCTTCAGCTGAACGTCTTTATTGCGCAAAGACTTCACTTCGCTTCCCATAAGCATAAGACCCGCTTCGTAGGTTTCTACGATCGTATAATCAAAGCGGGCTTTTTTGTTTTCTTGAATGATCAAGATGCTCATGTATCAAATCCAAGTTTTTTAAACACTGTCACAAACTGTTGAGGGCTTAGTTCTTCGGCCCTTGCGGTTTCTTTAAAACCCAGTTCGGCAAGCAGACTTACTAATTGCTCTTCAGTTAGCTGCTTTTGTTTTAAAAGACCAGATAAATTTGATTTAAGAAGCTTACGTCTTTGCGCAAATGCGGTTTTAACAAAGGTTAAGAAGGCTTTGCGGTTTGAGATTTCCGTTGGCAAGCGGCTGAATGAAAGGACGCGGCTTGCCACCCTTGGAGGTGGATCAAAATCCCGTGGCCCCGCCTCAGTCACCATGGCTGTTTTCCAGAAGACTTGGGCGATGACGCTTAAAAGACCGTAATGCTCATTCTTTGCTGGTGCGCGGATTCTTTGGGCTACTTCTTTTTGAAACATCAGCACCATGTGTTCCACACCGTTTGCTTCAAGGGATCTTTCAATCACGATGCTAGAAGAAATTTGGTAAGGAAGGTTGCTGACGAAGACGATTTTTTTACCGGTAAAGAACCGTGACCAATCAAGTTGCAAGGCATCTTCTTCAAGAACTTCTAAGCCCTGTTCTTTCCAGTAAGCTGCGATTTTTGAATCTAGTTCAATCAGTTGCAGTGGCACATTCATTTGTCTTAGAAAATAAGTCAAAGCACCGGGACCGGGTCCCACTTCGATTAATTCCTCTGGTGCAAATTCTTTAACCTGATTGATGATTCGTTCAATAACTAAATCACTGACCAAAAAGTTTTGGCCCAAGGATCTTTTGGCTAAGATCCCTAGCTCTTGCAGGGTTTGCATTAAACGTTCTCTGGATTGACTCATTTAAAATCCGTTGCCAGTGCTTGGGGTGAAGGTCCCAGGTCTAATTCTGAAAACTCGCCGCGGGCCATGCGTAAAGCACCTACATAGCCAATCATGGCAGCGTTATCGGTGCAGTAACGTAAAGGTGGGATCACCAGTCTTAAACCTTTTTGTGCAGCCCACTCTTCAGCGCGTGCACGTAAGCGCGAATTTGCACTCACCCCGCCCGTTAAGATCACTCGTTTACTTCTGAAGACTTTAGCGGCTCTTTCAAGTTTAGCGATAAGTACATCGACGATCGCTTCTTGGAAGGAAGCACAAAGATCTGGAAGATGTTCTTGAACCAGTTCAGGGCCTAATTGTTCAAGCATGCGTTGGCCAGAGGATTTTAACCCAGAGAAACTCATATCGAAAGTTTCATCGTGAATCATGCTGCGAGGAAATTCGTAGGCTTTGGGATTTCCCGTTTTCGCCATTTGATCAATGCGCTGACCGCCTGGGAAACCAAGGCCTGCCATTTTTGCGAATTTATCAAAACACTCCCCAGCGGCATCATCCTTAGTCGCACCCAAAACGCGGTATTCGCCAAGTTCTGTGATGTGGTAAAGACTGGTGTGTCCACCGCTGATTGCTAAACCCACATAAGGGTAATCGAAGTCTTCTGGTGGAGCGTACTGTGCATCTTTTAAGAATGGCGCAAGCAAATGGCCTTCAAGATGATTCACGCCAAGAAAAGGAATTTTCTTTGCTTGAGATAATGACTTCGCAGTCACTAATCCCACGATCAAGGCGCCAATAAGACCTGGTCTATTGGTCACGGCAATGCCGTCAACATCAGACCACGTCATACCAGCTTTTTTAAAAGCTTCTTCAATTAAAGGGATAAGCGCGATGGAATGATTGCGGGCGGCGATCTCTGGAACGATTCCGCCGTACATTTCATGCTCTAAATCTTGGGAAGCTGCAACCACAGAATGCACCCAACCGCTGCGATTCACGATCGCAACGGAAGTGTCATCACAACTGGTTTCTATGGCCAAGACTTTTTCGATCACTATTTTTTCATGCCTTTAAGACGGATTTTAGCTTTGCGGGCTTCATCCGATTTAGGAAACTTGTTTACGACTTCGTCGTAGAAAGTTTTAGCTTCTTCGCGCATTGCAAGTTCTTGGAAGGAAACTCCGATTTTATATGTGGCTTCAGCGAACTTGCCGCCCTTTGGATTTTCATCACGGTATTTCTGGAAATTAAGAATTGCTTGCTTCCAATCCTTTTTTTCAAAGAACTCTTCACCCACTTCGAAAACATTTTTCTTAGCTTGTCTTGAAGTTCTTTCCGCTTGGGCAGAGGCACGGTCCGCTTTCACTGCCTGAAGTTCGGCATTGAGCGCGATCATGTCGCGTTCCATTTTTGTCAGGGCTTCCTGCAGGATCATGACTTTTTGATTTAATTCCTGATTTTGCGCTTGAGATGATTTAAGGGCGCTATCAAAACCAGAATCACTGCGACCGACTTTGTTTTCGACAACATCCACGCGGCCGTTCAGGTTTCTCATTTCTTCTTCAAGTTCGGCAAAGCGGTTTGAAACGTCGGCGTTACTTCTTTGTAGTGTAGTCACCTGTTGTTGCATAACTTGACGTTGTTCAACGTCTTTCACTTCGTTACGGGTTTTCAAGCAACCCGTTAGAAATAGGGACGCAGATACAAGAATAAAAACTAACTTCATAGAACATCTCCAGTTCTTTGACGAATCAGACGGGCTGAATTTTCAGCTTTTTCAGCAGCAACACGGGCACGAACGAATTGTTCTTTGGCTTTTGAAAAATCGCGGTCTTCAAAATAAATGCGCCCTTTGCGATAGGCCTCCTCGGCCTGATGCCAGTAACCGGGAGAATGGCGGGCGGCTTGAACGGAACGAGCCGCATCTAAAGCGGCTCGTGCTAAGGAATAATCCTCGACGGGCGCAGGAACTGTCTGACAACTGACGATCACTGTTACAAGTACTACGATGATCAGTTTTAGCAAATTCACTGCGCTCCCTTTCATTACCTACTTCGGCGAAGCCGGAGTGTAGACCTATTGAGCAGGTACGAAGTTCGCGCGGCGGTTTTTCGCCCAAGCTGCTTCTGTTTCACCCATCTCAAGTGGTTTTTCTTTACCGTAGCTGATAACACTTAAACGGTCTGAAGCAATACCAAGGCTTGCCATGTAAGCTTTCACCGCGTTAGCACGACGCTCACCCAACGCTACGTTGTACTCGATAGTACCACGAGAATCAGTGTGTCCTTCAACTTGAACTTTCACGTTTGGATGAGATTTCATCCACTGTACGTTTGTCGCGATGTCTTTCTTCGCTTGAGCATCCAAGTTTGATTTATCGTAACCGAAGAATACGCTTACCAAACCATCGATTTTTCCAGAATCAGAACCCATAGCATCGTATGCCAAAGGAGCCGTGTCGATTTGTGTTGATCCGCCCGTAGGCAAAGTTTCAATTGCTTGGTCAGATTGAGTTTGTTTTCCTTTACAACCTGCAACTAGGGCGCAAGCAACAAGACCAAGAGCTAATTTACGAAGCATGATGTCCTCCAATGAAGTTCCTATAGTTATCATTAACAAAGAAAACTTTAATTTATAGCGGCTCATTGTCAATAATTGATATGGCGTTGCTGTACAGCTAAGAAAAACTATGAACAAACACCTTGTCTTGATCAGCATCGCTTTCACAGGTTTTTTAATTTTCATTCAATCTGCCTTCGCACTTGAAGTTCCTCCGAGTATTTCGTGGAAAACCCTTAAGACAGAGCATTTTGAAGTCATTTTTAATGCCAAGCAGCAGGACCTAGGTCATCTGTATGCGCAGAAATTAGAAAAAGCCTATCACGCACTTTTGCCATTTTTTCGTTCACTTCCAAAGAAGACCGTCGTTGTTATCAATGACAAAACGGATGTCACCAATGGCTACGCTACTCGAATTCCTTACCCACACATCATGGCATACCCTGTACTTCCGGGACCTGAAGAAAGCTTGGCAGACTCTGGAGACTGGGCTTTTGAACTTTTAGCCCACGAATACACACACATTCTTACATTTGAGCCCGCCGGCGGAGTGATGAAACCCTTGCGTATGATCTTTGGTAACATCATTGCGCCCAATATTTTGCTGCCGAATTGGTGGAAAGAAGGTTTGGCGGTTGAGATGGAAACCCGGTTGGGTCACCAGGGGCGCTTACGCTCGTACTATCAAGAAGCCACAATCCGCGCCATGGTTGAAGACAACAGTTTTTACACCTATGACATCGCCGAAGCGAATGAATATATTCCGACTTGGCCTGAAGGTATGCGCCCGTATCTGTTTGGTTCTTTAATGTGGAGTCAAATGCTGGCTGACCGCGGGGAATCCGTCATTGCTGCTTTGAATGAACGTCACGGTGAAAGGGTTCCGTACTTTATTGAAGTTCCTGCCCGTGAAGCTTTAGGCAAAAGCTATGAGCAGGAATACGAGCGCATGATGAGTGATACCATCACCCGCGCGCAGAATCAGCTTAAGACCTTGCGTGAAAGTCCCATCACCCCGGTGGTCATTCCTAAAAATAATTTCACTTCGGTGACGGCTCCGGCGATTTCCCCTGACGGGAAGCATTTGGCGGTGATCACGGAAGACGATAGTAATTCGCGTTCGGTGAAAATCATCACCCGCGAAAAGGATGATCAAAGTTTCCTAGATGCGCCCGCTGCTGATACAGTTGAAAAGTTTAACCAGGAATTGGAACCGAATGTTCCGCAAGATGGGCCACCGACAGGAAGTATTCAACGGGTCAGCTGGTTTCCGAATTCGCAAAAGATCGTTTATGACAAAATTGACTATGTGAATCGCATTGAACGTTATTCAGATCTTTATACTTACGATTTGCAATCTAAGAAAACTGAAAGCCTAACGAAAGGACTTCGTGGGCGTGAGCCTTCGGTTTCTGCCGATGGTGGTGCAATCACTTTTGTGAAACTAGAGGGCGGCCGGACCCATTTGGCGGTTTTAAAGTTTGCAAATAACAAATGGACTGAGGAAATTCTATTCTCGCCTTCCCTGCAAGAGCGCATTTCTTATCCACTTTTTTACGACGACGGGATTTTATTTTCGTTACGTAAGGAAAATGGTGTCGAACAGCTTTATAAGTTTTCGCTTTCAGCGAAAACTTCTGAAGTTGTGCTTGGTGATTTTAAAAATATCCGTTTTGCGCGAAAGACTACTGAAGGTTTGATGTTCACTTCGGCCGCCAACGGCGTTTTGAATTTGTACATGGCTGACAATAAATTGAGGTCGGCTCGCCCTATTACAAACACCCTTACTGCATTTATGACGGCGGATCTTGATCCGATTCGTAAAGAAATCTTTGCAACTCACATGACGGCCCAAGGCCCACGTGTTTCTGCCATCTTAGAAAAAGATTGGAAAGAAAATCGCGAAGAAATTCCTCAGGTCAGCGCCTTAATGGCAGATCGTTATCCTGATCGCGCTGCGAAGAACGTTGAAAGTGAAGCGTTTGGTGCGAAGGCTGTGCAAGAAGGAAAGTTAGAAGACTATTCCCCTTACGGATATCTGTGGCCTCGTTATTGGTTGCCTTTCATTTGGGGATCGACAAGTGATTCTGGAATTATTTTTAGAGCGTTAACCTCTGGCTTTGATCCTTTAAAAAAACATTCTTATTCGTTAGGCGTTTCTTACGACACGGGACTTAATCGCGGAAGTTTTGAGGGGTCTTATCTAAATCAAGTGACTGAACTTCCATTTGCGGTTTTAGCTTACAAACGCAGTTCTTACTTAGGCACTATTCATAACCCGATTGATTATTACGGAACTACGCTTGCTGTTTTGCCGGATACCTTTGGTGTTTCGAAATACAGCTCTTTGCAGTTGGGTGTTCAGTATTTAGAAAGAACTGATGTTGCTCTTTCGATCAAACGGGTGGGTCCGTTCGCGGTAGCTAGTTATTCAAATTATGGTCAATCAGGTGCGCAGATCTCGCCTGAATCTGGCGGTGGTGCTTATCTTGGCGCTTACAACTACGTTAAGTACGAAGACTATGTTTATCATTCGCAAGTCATTGCTGGTGGAGAGATTTATCTTTCGAAGTGGTTACCTCGCCATCACGCCATCATGTTAAAAGCCAATGGCGTTTATACTCCTGATAAAGAATCCCACATCTATGGGGTTTCAACCGAACCGTTAGTGTTTGTTTCTGACAATCCACTGCCAGAGTATATTCTGCGCGGGTATCGTCGTGGGCAAATCAGTGGAAAAAATCTTTTAAGTGTGAATGCTGAATATCGTTTCCCAATTGCTTCAATTTATAATGGCTCTGGAACGGATCCTATTTTTATGCGCCGACTGTCTGGGGCGGTGATCGTTGATGGGGTTGCGGCTGATGGGATGATGTTTGATGAGTTGTTTTCTGAAAGAATCTCGATGAAGCGTTCGTTTTGGTCGGCGGGGGCCGAGGTGAAGTTAGAAACTACTGTTGGCTATGTGATTCCGATAAATTTTGTTATTGGGTATTATGCTGCCTTCAATACGGCTCGTGGAGTTGAGGGAGTGTTGGGATCTACTTTGCAGATCACGGGGTTTTAACGGAGTTTTCTTCGGGGGAACTCTTGGTTTGCGGTCCTCCTTCGCCTGCGGCTTCCTCCTTCGCTAAAGCTACGGCGGACGAGACGGCGGGACGAGGGCCAATCTTCTTCGATTGATTATGTCACGGTGTGCCTAACTGTGTGGTCTTGACAAAGTTGCAGGCCCTCGAAATCATTAACAATAACGACAACTCGCGTCTTGGAGGACTGATGGAAAAAATCAGCTGGATTAAAGAACTTGTGAAGGCTGAACAACAGATGGAAGAGTCTGGGCTTGTGGATATGAGCTTTGGCTTTGACGCTGATAAGATTCTTATCAACGAGACCATTCAGTTTTTGTTGGAACTTAAAACTGAGTTTGTCGATGCTTCTACTTCATTCAATGAATTGAAGCCTTCTGCCTTAGGCCGCATTAAAATTTATGGCATCGCAAAAACCCATGCGGATTTCATGTTATTCCGTAATGGCTTTAAGATGATTTTCTCTTTGAAAGCTCCGGGACAAATCAGCATTCGTTTTAACTTTATCGGTACGAACTACATTCCTACTCCGGGTTCTACAGAAGCTCAGCAAGTTGCAACCAACGTTATGGATGAACATATCGTTGAAGCTAAGTGGGGTGCTTTCGGTGAGCTTGCTTGGACTTACCAAGGTTTGCCGGTGAAACTGGAATACATGGTTCGCCACTATCTGACTTTGTTCATTAAAGAGAGTTCCAAATAGAAAACTCAAAAGCCTCCGCCTTCGCTAAAGCTTCCGCCTCCGCTAAAGCTACGGCGTGACGAGTCCGAAAAAAAGCTCCGGGAACGGGGCTTTTTTATATTACTCGTTCGAATTTTCTAGAATTAAAGATTTCAAACTGCAGAGGATTCACACTTATCACTTGCAAGGTGATCGGATCACCGACTTGCAAAGATTTTCCTGTTTGATTGGCGATCAGTAAAAGTTCGCCCTGGAAGTTGCAAAGGGCCGAAGTGGGTGAAGTGACCTCTTCCACTTTGGCCTTTAAGATTTGGCCTTTTTGTAATGACTTTAAAAAGGCGGTGGAAGCCAAGGATTAACCTAAATCCTTGGTCATGTCGATACGGCGGAATTCTACAGGACGAACCACTCCATCTTTTTTACCTTTAGTAGCTGCGATCGGGGTTGCCGTCGGAGCTGTAGGAGTTGGTTTTTCACTTAAGAAAGTTTGCGCCATATTTTGAGTTACGTTGAATAACGCAGAAACATTGTTCGCCGTTTGTTGAGACGCTTCTTCTTGCTCTTTAACTTCTGCGCAAGCCGCTTTAAATGCATCACCTAATTTTTTCAATGCTTCTTGGTCCGTCTTTGGAACTTCGAATACTGTGCTCAAATCTGGAACCGATTCACGGTGCAGCGGAGTCATAAAGCTGATGTTATCAACATCACTTAAATCCGACTGCATTTGTGAAGCTGCAGTGTCTGCATCGTCTTGAATCCACTCTGGCAGACTGTCTTCACAGAACATCAATTGATCTTTATTAACTTTAGCGATGAATTCGATTTCACCGCGAGAAAGATCCACTTGATCTGCGATTTCATCAACGCTTAAACCTTGATGGGCAAGGCGCGCTGCTTTTACATATTTAATAGTGTTTTTGCGTTCCACGATTTCAGTGTGGGGAATACGATCTTGAAAGATCTTTGCCACTTCCAAACTTTTTTGCATCGATTGTTCAATCTTAGCTAATTGTTTATCAGCAGATTGAATTTTGATTTGAATGTCTTTTACTTTTTGTTCAAGCAAAGCCGTTAATTGATTTACTTGGGTTTCGGTGCGATCAGAAAGGTCCTCTAATACAGCAATTTTACTTTGCAAAAGCTGCAGACCTTTACTTAGTCTTGGGTCATCTTTAGGGGGTCTTTGCAGTCGAATCCACAATCCCACAACGCCTGCCAAAAGAATCAAATTTACAAGCACTTGAAGTAAGAACCAAAAGCTCACCCGGCCTCCCCGCCACTATTAATATAAATTCTAAACTCGACGTGAGGATTCTCACAATGAGACGATGGTCCATATTGTTTCAAACCAAGACCTAGACCCTAACCCGCTTTGGTACACGTTTTACCGTGTGCTAATATGCAACAAAGGGGAGCGTTGTATATGCTTCAAAATTTATCAAAAGGGGTTCTATCAACCTCTTTAATTGGTTTTCTGTTTCTAACATCTTGCGGCCCCGTTCAGTTTACTTCTCCCGCAGTTAAAGACGCTCCGAACGTGACTGAAGAGAACACGCCGACACCAACAGATCCGAAGGCAACTTTGCGTGATATTGAAACGAATACAATGATTGAAGCTACTGATAACAAGCTTGATATCATTCTTGTGGTCGATGACTCGAACTCAATGCTTCCAGATAATCAAAAGCTTGCTGCCAAGTTAAATGGTTTCGTAACCCAACTTCAAAATTCAAATATTGACTGGCAAATGTGTGCGACAGTAACCCGTGCGTTGCCTGTTTCTTCTACGCAAAATGCCTGGGGTGCTTCGATTTACTGGCAGAACTCCACGACCGCTTCTAATAGCTTAGGAATGGTTCTTAAAAAAGGGACTGCGAACCTTTCAAATATATTCACGAACACTATCAACTATATCAACGCAGGTTGGGCGAATTCTGATGACGAGCGCGGTATTAAAGCGGCCTGGCATCACGTTTACAACGGTGATCTTCGTTATCAACCGAACAGTGGTTGCTACCGTGAAGATTCAGCGATCGCCTACATTATCATTTCTGATGAAGATGAAAGAAGTATCGCGGGTGATGCCTCCCAACAGGTTTATTCTGGTGAAAATAAACCGCTAGAAGAAGAAGATAAGCCTGCAGTTCTTGTATCTTATATTAAAGAAGTCTTCGGTAGCGCTCGCCGTTTTACAGTGAATTCAATCATCGTAAAACCAGGGGACACAGCCTGCAAATCTTCGCAAGATGCTGGTGGAGCTAAGAGTCACTATGGCTTCAAATATGCTGAACTTTCTAATTTAACTGGTGGTGGCGTTGGAAGTATCTGTGCTGAAGACTACGCTACAAACTTGAATTTGTTCCTAGAGCGTATTCAAGATTCATTAAGCTCGGTTCCTTTAGAATGCAGCCCTTACAATGGCAATATCACGGTAACAATCACTCCAACGATTGGACCTGTGCAATCCCGTATCGAAGGTCAGAACCTAGTGTTTGATACTCCAGTGCCTGCGGGTCACAGCATTGCGCTTAAATATCAATGTAGTGACCGCGCACCAAGTTCTGTGGCGAAAGCGGTTCCTTTAGCGCAAGAGCTAGGTTTCTTCGCTAAGATCGTTAACTTCTTTAAGAGCTTGTTCTAACATCTGGTTTGAAAATTTAGAAATAAAAATGGAGAGCCTAAGCTCTCCTTTTTTTTGGGATAAAGTCGGTACCGAGAGTCGCTTAGGCTAGCTCCCCTAC
This is a stretch of genomic DNA from Bdellovibrio reynosensis. It encodes these proteins:
- a CDS encoding DUF4398 domain-containing protein; protein product: MKGSAVNLLKLIIVVLVTVIVSCQTVPAPVEDYSLARAALDAARSVQAARHSPGYWHQAEEAYRKGRIYFEDRDFSKAKEQFVRARVAAEKAENSARLIRQRTGDVL
- the pal gene encoding peptidoglycan-associated lipoprotein Pal, whose protein sequence is MLRKLALGLVACALVAGCKGKQTQSDQAIETLPTGGSTQIDTAPLAYDAMGSDSGKIDGLVSVFFGYDKSNLDAQAKKDIATNVQWMKSHPNVKVQVEGHTDSRGTIEYNVALGERRANAVKAYMASLGIASDRLSVISYGKEKPLEMGETEAAWAKNRRANFVPAQ
- a CDS encoding tetratricopeptide repeat protein, with translation MKLVFILVSASLFLTGCLKTRNEVKDVEQRQVMQQQVTTLQRSNADVSNRFAELEEEMRNLNGRVDVVENKVGRSDSGFDSALKSSQAQNQELNQKVMILQEALTKMERDMIALNAELQAVKADRASAQAERTSRQAKKNVFEVGEEFFEKKDWKQAILNFQKYRDENPKGGKFAEATYKIGVSFQELAMREEAKTFYDEVVNKFPKSDEARKAKIRLKGMKK
- the tsaD gene encoding tRNA (adenosine(37)-N6)-threonylcarbamoyltransferase complex transferase subunit TsaD, which encodes MEKVLAIETSCDDTSVAIVNRSGWVHSVVAASQDLEHEMYGGIVPEIAARNHSIALIPLIEEAFKKAGMTWSDVDGIAVTNRPGLIGALIVGLVTAKSLSQAKKIPFLGVNHLEGHLLAPFLKDAQYAPPEDFDYPYVGLAISGGHTSLYHITELGEYRVLGATKDDAAGECFDKFAKMAGLGFPGGQRIDQMAKTGNPKAYEFPRSMIHDETFDMSFSGLKSSGQRMLEQLGPELVQEHLPDLCASFQEAIVDVLIAKLERAAKVFRSKRVILTGGVSANSRLRARAEEWAAQKGLRLVIPPLRYCTDNAAMIGYVGALRMARGEFSELDLGPSPQALATDFK
- the smpB gene encoding SsrA-binding protein SmpB, with the translated sequence MSILIIQENKKARFDYTIVETYEAGLMLMGSEVKSLRNKDVQLKDSYISFKGDEAFLQNAHIAEYKASSYNNHAPERLRKLLLNRKELDEIFGALREKGYSCVPLKIYFKDGRAKLEIALVKGKKTHDKREAIKKRDVSDHIRSSLRRSR
- the rsmA gene encoding 16S rRNA (adenine(1518)-N(6)/adenine(1519)-N(6))-dimethyltransferase RsmA — translated: MSQSRERLMQTLQELGILAKRSLGQNFLVSDLVIERIINQVKEFAPEELIEVGPGPGALTYFLRQMNVPLQLIELDSKIAAYWKEQGLEVLEEDALQLDWSRFFTGKKIVFVSNLPYQISSSIVIERSLEANGVEHMVLMFQKEVAQRIRAPAKNEHYGLLSVIAQVFWKTAMVTEAGPRDFDPPPRVASRVLSFSRLPTEISNRKAFLTFVKTAFAQRRKLLKSNLSGLLKQKQLTEEQLVSLLAELGFKETARAEELSPQQFVTVFKKLGFDT
- a CDS encoding TolB-like translocation protein; its protein translation is MNKHLVLISIAFTGFLIFIQSAFALEVPPSISWKTLKTEHFEVIFNAKQQDLGHLYAQKLEKAYHALLPFFRSLPKKTVVVINDKTDVTNGYATRIPYPHIMAYPVLPGPEESLADSGDWAFELLAHEYTHILTFEPAGGVMKPLRMIFGNIIAPNILLPNWWKEGLAVEMETRLGHQGRLRSYYQEATIRAMVEDNSFYTYDIAEANEYIPTWPEGMRPYLFGSLMWSQMLADRGESVIAALNERHGERVPYFIEVPAREALGKSYEQEYERMMSDTITRAQNQLKTLRESPITPVVIPKNNFTSVTAPAISPDGKHLAVITEDDSNSRSVKIITREKDDQSFLDAPAADTVEKFNQELEPNVPQDGPPTGSIQRVSWFPNSQKIVYDKIDYVNRIERYSDLYTYDLQSKKTESLTKGLRGREPSVSADGGAITFVKLEGGRTHLAVLKFANNKWTEEILFSPSLQERISYPLFYDDGILFSLRKENGVEQLYKFSLSAKTSEVVLGDFKNIRFARKTTEGLMFTSAANGVLNLYMADNKLRSARPITNTLTAFMTADLDPIRKEIFATHMTAQGPRVSAILEKDWKENREEIPQVSALMADRYPDRAAKNVESEAFGAKAVQEGKLEDYSPYGYLWPRYWLPFIWGSTSDSGIIFRALTSGFDPLKKHSYSLGVSYDTGLNRGSFEGSYLNQVTELPFAVLAYKRSSYLGTIHNPIDYYGTTLAVLPDTFGVSKYSSLQLGVQYLERTDVALSIKRVGPFAVASYSNYGQSGAQISPESGGGAYLGAYNYVKYEDYVYHSQVIAGGEIYLSKWLPRHHAIMLKANGVYTPDKESHIYGVSTEPLVFVSDNPLPEYILRGYRRGQISGKNLLSVNAEYRFPIASIYNGSGTDPIFMRRLSGAVIVDGVAADGMMFDELFSERISMKRSFWSAGAEVKLETTVGYVIPINFVIGYYAAFNTARGVEGVLGSTLQITGF
- a CDS encoding DUF2802 domain-containing protein is translated as MSFWFLLQVLVNLILLAGVVGLWIRLQRPPKDDPRLSKGLQLLQSKIAVLEDLSDRTETQVNQLTALLEQKVKDIQIKIQSADKQLAKIEQSMQKSLEVAKIFQDRIPHTEIVERKNTIKYVKAARLAHQGLSVDEIADQVDLSRGEIEFIAKVNKDQLMFCEDSLPEWIQDDADTAASQMQSDLSDVDNISFMTPLHRESVPDLSTVFEVPKTDQEALKKLGDAFKAACAEVKEQEEASQQTANNVSALFNVTQNMAQTFLSEKPTPTAPTATPIAATKGKKDGVVRPVEFRRIDMTKDLG